Proteins encoded within one genomic window of Panicum virgatum strain AP13 chromosome 1N, P.virgatum_v5, whole genome shotgun sequence:
- the LOC120656484 gene encoding succinate--CoA ligase [ADP-forming] subunit beta, mitochondrial-like produces the protein MVRGSLGKLASRALSVAGRWQHQQLRRLNIHEYQGVELMGKYGINVPRGAAAGSVQEVKDALKNVFPSEKEIVVKSQILAGGRGLGTFKSGLKGGVHIVKAEEAEGIASKMLGQILVTKQTGPEGKIVSKVYLCEKLSLTNEMYFAITLDRKSAGPLIIACSKGGTSIEDLAEKYPDMIIKVPIDVFKGITDEDAAKVVDGLALKAADRQSSIEQIKKLYELFCKCDCTLLEINPLAETADNKLVAADAKLNFDDNAAFRQKEIFALRDTTQEDPREVAAAKADLNYIGLDGEIGCMVNGAGLAMATMDIIKLHGGTPANFLDVGGSASEGQVVEAFKILTSDDRVKAILVNIFGGIMKCDVIASGIVNAAKQVDLKVPVVVRLEGTNVDQGKRILKESGMTLITAEDLDDAAEKAVKASVK, from the exons ATGGTTCGCGGATCGCTCGGGAAGCTTGCATCCCGCGCCCTCTCCGTCGCCGGGAGATGGCAGCACCAGCAGCTCCGCCGCCTCAACATCCACGAGTACCAG GGCGTGGAGTTGATGGGGAAGTACGGGATCAACGTGCCAAGGGGGGCGGCGGCTGGGTCCGTGCAGGAGGTCAAGGACGCCTTGAAGAACGTATTCCCCAGCGAGAAAGAG ATAGTTGTTAAGAGTCAAATCCTTGCTGGAGGCCGCGGGCTGGGCACTTTCAAGAGTGGGCTGAAAGGTGGTGTTCATATTGTTAAGGCTGAGGAAGCTGAAGGAATTGCAA GTAAAATGCTGGGCCAGATTCTGGTCACGAAACAAACTGGCCCAGAGGGAAAGATTGTGAGCAAG GTCTACTTGTGTGAGAAACTGTCACTTACTAACGAGATGTACTTTGCCATCACCCTTGACAGGAAATCTGCTGGTCCG CTCATTATTGCTTGCAGCAAGGGAGGAACCAGTATTGAAGATCTCGCAGAGAAGTATCCTGACATGATTATTAAG GTTCCTATTGATGTATTCAAAGGAATCACAGATGAGGATGCAGCTAAAGTTGTTGATGGCCTTGCGCTGAAGGCAGCAGACAGGCAGTCTTCTATAGAACAGATTAAGAAGCTCTATGAACTTTTCTGCAAGTGTGATTGCACACTGCTGGAG ATAAATCCTCTTGCGGAGACAGCTGACAACAAGCTTGTTGCTGCTGATGCAAAGTTGAACTTTGATGATAATGCTGCATTTAGACAGAAAGAAATATTTGCCCTGCGTGATACAACTCAAGAAGACCCCAGGGAG GTTGCTGCTGCCAAAGCAGATTTGAACTACATTGGTCTTGATGGAGAGATTGGTTGCATGGTGAATGGAGCAGGATTGGCGATGGCTACCATGGACATTATCAAGTTGCATGGTGGTACACCTGCCAATTTCCTTGATGTTGGTGGAAGTGCATCAGAGGGTCAG GTTGTGGAAGCATTTAAGATCCTGACTTCAGATGATAGAGTGAAGGCAATTCTAGTGAACATTTTTGGGGGCATCATGAAATGTGATGTGATAGCAAGTGGAATTGTAAATGCTGCTAAACAG GTTGACCTGAAGGTGCCTGTTGTTGTTCGGCTAGAAGGCACTAATGTGGACCAAGGAAAGAGGATTCTTAAG GAAAGTGGAATGACACTGATCACTGCAGAAGATCTTGATGATGCGGCAGAGAAGGCTGTAAAAGCATCCGTCAAGTGA